A genomic stretch from Vibrio neptunius includes:
- the ppa gene encoding inorganic diphosphatase, with translation MSLNNVPAGKSLPDDLYVVIEIPANADPIKYEVDKDSGAVFVDRFMSAPMFYPCNYGYVNHTLSLDGDPVDVLVPTPHPLMPGSVIRCRPVGVLKMTDESGEDAKVVAVPHTKLSKEYDHIKDVNDLPELLKAQITHFFERYKELESGKWVKVDGWEDVESARKEILESYERAQK, from the coding sequence ATGAGTTTAAACAACGTACCAGCAGGTAAGTCTCTTCCTGATGATCTCTATGTCGTGATTGAAATCCCTGCTAATGCGGATCCAATCAAATATGAAGTAGACAAAGATTCAGGTGCTGTGTTCGTCGACCGCTTTATGTCTGCACCTATGTTCTACCCATGTAACTATGGTTACGTAAACCACACTTTGTCTCTAGACGGGGATCCAGTAGACGTTCTGGTTCCAACACCGCACCCTCTGATGCCTGGTTCAGTGATCCGCTGCCGTCCTGTCGGTGTTCTAAAAATGACGGATGAGTCTGGTGAAGACGCGAAAGTAGTAGCAGTACCACACACTAAATTGTCCAAAGAATACGATCACATCAAAGACGTAAACGACCTGCCTGAGCTACTAAAAGCACAGATCACGCATTTCTTTGAGCGTTACAAAGAGCTTGAGTCTGGCAAGTGGGTAAAAGTCGACGGTTGGGAAGACGTAGAGTCTGCTCGTAAAGAGATTCTTGAATCTTACGAACGCGCACAGAAATAA
- a CDS encoding gamma-glutamylcyclotransferase codes for MQHLLFVYGTLRQGESNHNYLVGSQCLGHFETLPNYALYDLGSYPAVIEGHGSILGEVYLIDGETLSKVDQLEDVPIEYRREQIETPFGEAWIYLYQDGSKLDTIISSGDWCQRV; via the coding sequence ATGCAGCATTTACTCTTTGTGTACGGAACCCTACGTCAGGGAGAAAGTAACCATAATTATTTGGTTGGCTCCCAATGTTTAGGTCATTTTGAAACTCTCCCTAACTACGCGTTATATGATCTTGGCTCGTATCCAGCGGTGATTGAGGGTCATGGTTCGATTCTGGGGGAAGTGTACCTGATTGATGGTGAGACACTATCTAAAGTCGATCAACTTGAGGATGTGCCTATTGAGTATCGCCGTGAGCAAATTGAAACCCCCTTCGGCGAAGCTTGGATATACCTTTACCAAGATGGAAGCAAGCTTGATACCATTATTTCTTCAGGTGACTGGTGCCAGCGGGTCTAG
- a CDS encoding translocation/assembly module TamB — protein sequence MTKVVLKWSKRLSISLFSFLVVIAIALAAVLFTTPGLKIVLWGAEKFVPQLKIESYSGAIFPRFTLNGVVFKDDSLNVDVQARSITLAVNAACLTEPSVCVDELAVDGLKFDMPELPQSSTTPEEPVADESGPVTVPIPIKVKRVALTDMSLDILGHQIKWQSFTTGLAFQGNRLRINQTAFDSIRVALAPSDASEPAPAARDTNAPIVLPNITLPLQIDVVRLDVNDFELQQPTPVVVNHLGLEASAAGSQVQVDTLALDMPEIEGVLSTTVTLSDDYPLELELNAKVKQEIADGQTVKLHATGSVAELTLKADFGGLAKAHLEAALQPLNAEFPFELTLSDGDLQWPLKGQGDYFATIRNLHTQGSLNGYSVELDSALKGSQLPDADLTLHGKGDLNQIDLQSLSIQILGGEVSGTVMANWQAPINWAANLSLKDIQPGLQWQQAEGNISGKFATTGSLTEQGGWQVKLPTLDIDGVLRDYPLNIEGALSASDKAGTGELKIDTPRLVLSHGPNHLTAKGDVEQNLNMQLAVDFPDIAKSVPDLRGSARGQIRLTGKLDKPLVGVDLNVKAIKWQQDVQVEDVSLQGQISPLPLPSGELQLRVARAKYQDYLIDKVLLNFDGEQQQHALTLDLESNIASTKLAIKGALQDKPELMWKGALERMSLTSEQGMWNLNQPTQLEFLIDSQQAFVAAHCWLQADASICLDQDVNAGQSGEAHLSIKQFDFDQLKALVPQTIKLEGGVNATAMAKWAPEQAPQIMIKLEMPKGSVTQHNEQPVHLGWESLKLNAHLENNKLEADWLLDVTDNGDISGEIHIPDVLAKDKQLDGKLGLTTFHLDFLAPLLGDYSKMKSNVSTDLTFSGPMMHPKVYGQFVVDDILLEGEITPVEIDSGKLSLSFSGYDATLAAMINTPDGKLEAAGDANWQDLKDWQTSVRVFAEELLVDMPPMVKIKVVPDMTISASPKQAQIDGKISLPWGRIVVEELPPSAIGISKDQVILDDQLQPQNETTSVPFSVQTNININIGEDFKLSAFGLEGGLSGNLNVAQRDKGPFVTGEVNIVDGSYRSFGQDLLIKQGKVLMNGPVDQPYVQITAVRNPDNTRDEVTAGVRVTGPVDEPTVTIFSEPAMPQANALSYLLRGQNIDGESGSSSMTTTLIGLSLAQSGRVVGEIGQAFGVQDLQLDTSGSGDDSQVTVSGYVLPGLQVKYGVGIFDSVGEFTVRYRLMQDLYVEAVSGLDRAVDLLYQFEFN from the coding sequence ATGACCAAGGTTGTTTTAAAATGGTCAAAGCGGCTGTCTATCTCATTGTTCAGCTTTTTGGTGGTGATTGCCATTGCCCTAGCTGCAGTTCTTTTTACAACTCCGGGTCTTAAAATAGTACTCTGGGGAGCAGAAAAGTTTGTACCTCAGTTGAAAATCGAGTCCTATTCAGGGGCGATTTTCCCGCGCTTTACGCTTAATGGTGTCGTGTTTAAAGACGACTCACTTAACGTCGATGTGCAGGCTCGCTCAATCACGTTGGCGGTTAATGCTGCTTGCCTGACAGAGCCCAGTGTTTGTGTCGATGAACTCGCGGTAGATGGCCTTAAGTTTGATATGCCGGAATTACCGCAGAGCAGCACGACGCCAGAGGAACCTGTGGCTGACGAAAGTGGACCAGTGACAGTGCCTATACCCATTAAAGTCAAACGCGTGGCCTTAACCGACATGTCCCTGGATATTCTAGGTCATCAGATCAAGTGGCAGTCTTTCACGACAGGGTTGGCCTTTCAGGGTAATCGTCTACGAATTAATCAAACGGCGTTCGACTCCATTCGAGTGGCTCTGGCACCAAGTGATGCCAGTGAACCAGCCCCTGCTGCGAGGGACACTAACGCCCCGATAGTCTTACCAAACATTACCTTACCGCTACAAATTGATGTAGTGCGACTGGATGTGAATGATTTTGAGTTGCAACAACCCACTCCTGTAGTCGTAAACCATTTGGGGTTGGAGGCAAGTGCCGCTGGATCCCAAGTTCAGGTTGATACTCTTGCATTGGATATGCCCGAAATCGAAGGTGTGCTTAGTACAACAGTGACCTTATCAGATGACTATCCGTTGGAGTTGGAACTGAATGCCAAAGTGAAGCAGGAGATAGCGGATGGACAGACAGTCAAACTGCATGCGACGGGAAGTGTTGCTGAACTGACGTTAAAGGCAGACTTCGGCGGTTTAGCTAAAGCTCATCTTGAAGCTGCATTGCAGCCACTGAATGCCGAATTTCCTTTTGAACTGACTTTGAGTGATGGTGACCTTCAATGGCCGTTGAAAGGCCAAGGTGATTATTTTGCCACAATACGCAACTTGCATACTCAAGGCTCGCTAAATGGCTACAGTGTTGAACTCGATTCGGCTCTGAAAGGCAGTCAATTGCCTGATGCTGACCTGACTCTGCATGGCAAAGGGGATTTAAACCAAATCGATCTTCAGTCCCTCTCTATACAAATCTTAGGTGGGGAGGTGAGTGGTACGGTGATGGCCAATTGGCAAGCGCCGATTAACTGGGCGGCTAACCTTTCACTGAAGGACATTCAACCGGGCCTACAGTGGCAGCAGGCAGAAGGGAATATTAGCGGCAAGTTCGCCACTACTGGTTCACTGACGGAGCAAGGTGGTTGGCAGGTTAAGTTACCAACATTAGATATTGACGGCGTTTTGCGAGATTACCCGCTGAACATAGAAGGTGCGTTGTCTGCTTCCGATAAAGCGGGCACTGGTGAACTCAAAATTGATACGCCACGCTTAGTCTTATCTCATGGACCGAATCATCTGACGGCAAAAGGTGATGTTGAACAAAACCTAAATATGCAGCTTGCCGTCGACTTTCCGGATATCGCTAAATCCGTCCCTGATTTAAGAGGTAGCGCTCGAGGTCAGATTAGGCTGACTGGTAAGTTGGATAAACCTTTGGTTGGTGTGGATCTTAATGTGAAAGCCATTAAGTGGCAGCAAGATGTGCAGGTAGAGGATGTTTCGCTGCAAGGGCAGATCTCTCCACTGCCTTTACCTTCTGGTGAATTGCAGCTCAGAGTTGCCAGAGCCAAATATCAAGATTATCTGATTGATAAAGTGTTATTAAATTTTGATGGCGAGCAACAGCAGCACGCATTGACTCTTGATCTTGAGTCAAACATCGCCTCAACGAAATTGGCGATTAAAGGTGCGTTGCAAGATAAGCCTGAGTTGATGTGGAAAGGTGCGCTGGAGCGTATGTCGTTGACCTCAGAGCAAGGTATGTGGAACTTGAATCAACCGACTCAGTTAGAGTTTCTCATTGACTCACAGCAGGCATTCGTTGCGGCGCATTGTTGGTTACAAGCCGATGCTTCGATCTGTCTCGATCAGGATGTAAACGCCGGCCAAAGTGGCGAAGCGCATCTTTCCATCAAACAGTTCGATTTTGATCAGCTTAAAGCGTTGGTGCCTCAAACGATTAAATTAGAGGGTGGAGTGAATGCTACTGCGATGGCTAAGTGGGCACCAGAACAAGCGCCACAGATCATGATCAAGTTAGAAATGCCCAAAGGCTCGGTAACGCAACATAATGAGCAGCCTGTCCATCTTGGCTGGGAGTCACTCAAACTTAATGCTCATCTTGAGAACAACAAACTTGAGGCTGACTGGTTACTGGATGTGACAGACAATGGAGACATTTCAGGTGAGATCCATATCCCTGATGTGTTAGCGAAAGACAAACAGCTGGATGGTAAGCTTGGCTTAACGACTTTCCACTTGGATTTTCTTGCTCCTCTTCTTGGCGACTATAGCAAGATGAAATCTAATGTTAGTACCGATTTAACATTTTCCGGCCCTATGATGCACCCTAAAGTTTATGGCCAGTTTGTGGTCGATGATATTTTGCTTGAAGGGGAAATCACACCCGTTGAGATTGATTCGGGTAAACTGTCCCTCAGTTTCTCGGGCTATGACGCCACACTCGCGGCGATGATCAATACACCTGATGGTAAGCTGGAAGCTGCCGGAGATGCTAACTGGCAAGATCTCAAAGATTGGCAGACGAGTGTTCGGGTTTTTGCCGAAGAGCTGTTAGTGGATATGCCGCCGATGGTGAAAATCAAGGTTGTGCCAGATATGACGATATCGGCTTCTCCTAAGCAAGCCCAGATCGATGGTAAGATTTCTCTGCCTTGGGGACGCATTGTGGTTGAGGAACTGCCGCCAAGCGCGATTGGAATATCGAAGGATCAGGTTATCCTAGATGATCAGCTTCAGCCCCAAAATGAAACCACTAGCGTACCGTTTAGTGTTCAGACAAACATTAACATCAATATTGGTGAGGACTTCAAACTTTCAGCTTTTGGTTTAGAGGGCGGTTTATCGGGAAACCTCAATGTTGCACAGCGTGATAAAGGGCCGTTCGTCACTGGCGAAGTGAATATTGTCGATGGTTCCTACCGCTCCTTCGGCCAAGATTTGTTAATCAAACAAGGCAAAGTTCTGATGAATGGTCCGGTGGATCAGCCTTATGTGCAAATTACCGCGGTGCGTAACCCTGACAACACTCGAGATGAGGTAACGGCAGGTGTTCGAGTCACTGGGCCTGTTGATGAACCTACCGTCACTATTTTCTCTGAACCTGCGATGCCTCAGGCCAATGCACTATCTTATTTGCTGCGTGGCCAAAATATTGATGGTGAATCAGGCAGTAGCTCCATGACGACGACGTTGATTGGTTTGAGCTTAGCTCAAAGTGGTCGTGTCGTCGGAGAAATTGGCCAAGCTTTTGGTGTTCAGGATCTTCAGTTGGATACCTCTGGGTCTGGTGATGATTCACAAGTGACCGTGAGTGGTTACGTTCTACCGGGTCTGCAGGTCAAATATGGAGTGGGTATCTTTGACTCTGTGGGCGAATTTACGGTGCGTTATCGACTGATGCAAGATCTCTATGTTGAAGCTGTATCAGGTCTGGACAGAGCAGTCGATCTGCTGTATCAATTTGAATTCAATTGA
- a CDS encoding autotransporter assembly complex protein TamA, giving the protein MIRKSLPVILLASGFPVSADTVGLSVKGLSGELDMNVDAYLASIPDEDYNTSLRFQARVEKSITEALNALGYYHPDFSFQVLDDGHQLVVTVTPGPPVLIKEVDIQLTGEASNDRSFKVLLRKSGIKEGQILNHSQYDALKSGIRNLALQKGYFEGDYSMSRLEVSPDLNQAFIRLHFDSGIRYAFGENIISGSQIEEDRVGSLSPYKKGEPYQVSQVGEYNQNLSNTDWFSSVFVEPDLSMLSKSRELPMKVSLAPQAKNKLETGLGYSTDVGVRGSLKWKKPWVNARGHSFDSSFSLSEPEQTITAGYRIPLEDALNEYYRIGYGMKNVDNRDTKSLESNLALERHWTLDNGWHRTLFIRYLLENYEQGLQDDSGQFLLPGLTYSRSRVRGGAMPRWGDRQSLTIEYGDESLLSETRVIRLQAGTSWNSQRRSQSSGILRLDGGANFADKFDKLSPSLRFFAGGDNNLRGYGYESISPKDSSGALTGAKYIATSSLEYQYRVYGNWWGAVFYDYGDAFNDKPDFKRGTGFGVRWASPVGPIRLDFAWGLDASPGDEFKVHFTLGPEL; this is encoded by the coding sequence ATGATAAGAAAGTCATTACCAGTCATTCTCCTTGCCAGTGGTTTTCCTGTGTCTGCTGATACAGTAGGCTTGTCTGTTAAAGGGTTATCTGGTGAGTTGGATATGAATGTCGATGCTTATCTGGCCTCTATTCCTGACGAAGATTATAACACCAGTCTACGCTTTCAAGCTCGTGTCGAAAAGAGCATCACAGAAGCTCTCAATGCCCTCGGCTACTATCATCCAGATTTTTCGTTTCAAGTTCTAGACGATGGTCATCAATTAGTGGTGACGGTTACCCCCGGCCCACCAGTATTGATTAAAGAAGTGGATATACAGTTGACTGGTGAAGCGAGCAATGACCGCTCATTTAAAGTGTTGCTCCGAAAAAGTGGTATCAAGGAAGGCCAGATCCTGAATCATAGCCAATATGATGCACTTAAATCTGGGATCCGTAATCTGGCATTGCAGAAAGGCTATTTTGAGGGTGATTACTCGATGAGCCGCCTTGAGGTTTCACCGGATTTGAATCAAGCCTTTATACGCCTGCATTTCGACAGCGGTATTCGTTACGCTTTTGGTGAGAACATAATTTCGGGAAGTCAGATTGAAGAAGACCGTGTAGGATCGCTTTCTCCCTACAAAAAGGGAGAACCGTATCAGGTTTCGCAAGTCGGAGAGTACAATCAAAACTTGTCTAATACGGATTGGTTTTCTTCGGTGTTTGTTGAGCCTGACTTATCCATGTTGAGTAAGAGCAGAGAGTTGCCAATGAAAGTGTCTCTGGCTCCACAGGCAAAGAACAAACTGGAAACAGGCCTAGGTTACTCTACTGACGTCGGTGTTCGAGGTTCCCTGAAATGGAAAAAACCTTGGGTCAACGCACGTGGCCACAGCTTTGACAGTAGCTTTTCTCTCTCTGAGCCTGAGCAGACGATTACCGCAGGCTACCGTATCCCACTTGAAGATGCGTTGAATGAGTATTATCGCATTGGTTATGGGATGAAAAATGTCGATAACCGAGATACAAAAAGCCTTGAATCTAACTTAGCGCTTGAGCGCCACTGGACTTTAGACAATGGTTGGCACAGAACTTTGTTTATTCGCTACTTGTTGGAAAACTACGAACAAGGCCTTCAGGATGACTCTGGTCAGTTTCTACTCCCAGGTCTGACATACAGTCGCAGCCGAGTTCGCGGCGGTGCCATGCCTCGTTGGGGAGATCGCCAAAGCCTGACTATCGAGTACGGTGATGAAAGCTTATTATCTGAAACTCGGGTCATTCGCCTGCAAGCAGGCACATCTTGGAATTCGCAGCGCAGGTCGCAATCATCGGGGATCTTACGTTTAGACGGAGGGGCCAACTTTGCCGACAAGTTCGATAAGTTATCTCCATCACTGCGTTTCTTTGCCGGTGGTGACAATAATTTGCGTGGTTATGGCTATGAATCTATTTCCCCCAAAGACAGTAGTGGTGCATTGACGGGGGCCAAATACATCGCGACTTCATCCTTGGAGTATCAATACCGCGTCTATGGTAATTGGTGGGGAGCGGTATTTTATGATTATGGCGATGCCTTCAATGACAAGCCTGATTTTAAGCGCGGGACTGGTTTTGGTGTCCGTTGGGCATCGCCCGTGGGTCCAATTCGTCTCGACTTTGCTTGGGGCCTTGATGCTTCGCCGGGTGATGAATTTAAAGTCCACTTCACGTTAGGGCCCGAATTATGA
- the msrA gene encoding peptide-methionine (S)-S-oxide reductase MsrA, whose product MLDKQTMITAQQALPGRKQPLAIDDTHFVNQSSLTAPPAEGCDEIVFGMGCFWGAERLFWQLDGVISTSVGYAGGFTPNPTYEEVCSGQTGHTEVVRIVFDPAVISLNQLLQKFWERHNPTQGMRQGNDLGTQYRSAIYVYSDEQYQAAIQSRDEYQSLLGQETSSITTEILPAGRYYYAESYHQQYLAKNPNGYCGLGGTGVCFPPED is encoded by the coding sequence ATGCTCGATAAACAAACCATGATCACGGCTCAGCAAGCTTTACCGGGACGTAAGCAACCACTTGCGATTGATGATACACACTTTGTCAATCAATCCAGTTTAACCGCACCACCCGCTGAAGGCTGCGACGAAATCGTGTTCGGCATGGGATGTTTTTGGGGAGCAGAACGTCTGTTTTGGCAACTTGATGGCGTGATCAGTACTTCGGTGGGATACGCTGGTGGCTTTACACCTAACCCAACCTATGAAGAAGTCTGCTCAGGTCAGACAGGTCATACTGAAGTGGTGCGGATTGTTTTTGACCCTGCAGTTATCAGCCTTAACCAACTACTGCAAAAATTTTGGGAGCGTCATAACCCAACTCAAGGAATGCGTCAGGGCAACGACTTAGGCACCCAGTACCGTTCTGCTATTTACGTATATAGCGACGAACAATATCAGGCAGCGATACAATCGCGAGACGAGTATCAATCGTTGCTCGGACAAGAAACATCATCCATTACCACCGAGATTCTGCCTGCTGGTCGCTACTATTACGCAGAAAGCTACCACCAGCAGTATTTGGCTAAGAATCCAAATGGGTATTGTGGGTTAGGTGGCACTGGTGTGTGCTTCCCACCAGAAGATTAA
- a CDS encoding DUF1107 domain-containing protein, translating into MLREFTKYRPHQVARFVKTLFKGQFVISGIGKFRFDNGKVLMPDIKDKKKMHTFKEINQAITVLPV; encoded by the coding sequence ATGCTGCGCGAATTTACGAAATATCGACCACATCAGGTGGCACGCTTTGTGAAGACATTATTCAAGGGACAGTTTGTCATTTCAGGAATTGGCAAGTTTAGATTTGATAACGGTAAAGTCCTGATGCCGGACATAAAAGATAAAAAGAAAATGCATACCTTCAAGGAAATTAATCAAGCGATTACCGTGTTACCTGTTTAG
- a CDS encoding YtfJ family protein, producing MKNKTLIALTVACSPMFALAHNITVGQTVPNVEVASHGEIMVKDNDTTYQPWSSQDMLGKVRVIQAIAGRSSSKELNAPLMSAITAAKFPSESYQTTSIINQDDAIWGTGSFVKSSAEDSKKEFPWSSMVLDKEGVVTGAWELQEESSAIVLQDKQGTVLFVKEGALNNEEIQQVLTLIKDNI from the coding sequence GTGAAAAACAAGACTCTAATCGCTTTGACAGTAGCATGCTCTCCCATGTTTGCTCTGGCGCATAACATCACTGTCGGCCAAACAGTTCCAAACGTTGAAGTGGCCAGCCACGGTGAAATCATGGTCAAAGATAATGATACGACGTATCAACCATGGTCATCTCAGGACATGTTAGGTAAGGTACGTGTGATCCAAGCTATCGCCGGACGCAGTAGCTCGAAAGAACTTAATGCCCCCCTTATGTCAGCTATCACAGCCGCGAAATTCCCATCAGAAAGCTACCAGACTACGTCCATCATTAACCAAGATGATGCGATCTGGGGTACAGGCTCTTTCGTTAAATCCTCAGCAGAAGACAGCAAAAAAGAATTCCCATGGTCTTCAATGGTACTTGATAAAGAAGGTGTGGTTACTGGCGCTTGGGAACTTCAGGAAGAATCTTCCGCCATTGTGCTACAAGACAAGCAAGGTACCGTCTTGTTTGTTAAAGAAGGTGCTCTGAATAATGAAGAAATTCAACAAGTTTTGACACTAATTAAAGATAATATCTAA
- a CDS encoding DUF2607 domain-containing protein — protein MIKTHPNLTRRSAVLAFFGIVLMSWMSFAYIDHQYDISPAHHSDHHCQLFSCAQYGMSHSSPTLTDTSLPDVFIEQDDYHFYQRLAFAYQARSPR, from the coding sequence GTGATTAAAACTCATCCCAATCTAACCAGACGCTCAGCGGTCCTTGCTTTCTTTGGCATTGTGCTGATGTCATGGATGAGCTTCGCTTACATCGACCACCAATACGATATCTCGCCTGCCCATCACAGTGATCATCACTGCCAACTATTTTCTTGTGCGCAATACGGCATGAGCCATTCATCTCCGACACTCACCGATACCTCATTACCAGATGTATTCATCGAGCAGGATGATTATCACTTCTACCAGCGACTAGCATTTGCCTATCAGGCCCGCTCTCCCCGGTGA
- a CDS encoding DUF2796 domain-containing protein, producing the protein MNSMTKVATLVGLALSTTAFAEEGFRQHEAHVHGHVELNIAQDGKELLMEITAPGADVVGFEHAPKTAEQEKALKDAVTRLKNADSIFTLASAAGCQVEHQSVKHTLGADDHDHDHDHDHDHDHDHEKHDEHHDEHKHHDDHKHHDEHKGHEGHEGHDHHDEPHGGHGEFTVEYHFECNDINALSSIDTQWFKAFPSTESISVNLLTDKVQTALELSADNTKISL; encoded by the coding sequence ATGAACTCAATGACAAAAGTTGCAACACTGGTTGGCCTTGCCCTAAGTACTACCGCTTTCGCTGAAGAAGGATTCCGTCAACACGAAGCTCACGTGCACGGCCACGTTGAGCTAAACATCGCTCAAGATGGTAAAGAGCTTTTAATGGAAATTACCGCTCCTGGTGCTGATGTTGTCGGCTTTGAACATGCTCCAAAAACAGCAGAACAAGAAAAAGCCCTAAAAGACGCAGTCACTCGACTAAAAAATGCAGACTCTATTTTCACTCTTGCATCAGCAGCAGGTTGTCAGGTTGAACATCAGTCAGTAAAGCACACTCTGGGTGCTGACGACCACGACCACGACCACGACCACGACCACGACCACGACCACGACCACGAAAAGCATGACGAACATCATGATGAACACAAACATCATGATGACCATAAACATCACGATGAGCATAAAGGTCACGAAGGTCACGAAGGTCACGACCATCATGATGAACCTCATGGCGGTCATGGCGAGTTTACTGTCGAATATCACTTCGAATGTAACGACATCAACGCACTTTCTTCCATCGATACACAATGGTTTAAAGCTTTCCCAAGCACAGAATCTATTAGCGTTAACCTATTAACAGATAAAGTGCAAACCGCACTTGAACTGTCTGCAGACAACACTAAGATTTCGCTTTAA
- a CDS encoding ABC transporter ATP-binding protein, with the protein MVENRSNSVVELEQVTFTWPRNPTPTLNIKQLHITKGEHLFIKGPSGCGKSTLLGLLTGINTASSGQLRVLGQDLNQMRANQRDKFRADHIGYIFQQFNLLPYLNVIENVILPCQFSAQRKSQVETSLVEDATRLLKKLHLPEHLLKKPVVELSIGQQQRVAAARALIGKPALIIADEPTSSLDYENRIAFIELLLEQVNQAQSTLLFVSHDPTLESLFDRTLNLNQINQAGAQQ; encoded by the coding sequence ATGGTAGAAAACAGAAGTAACAGCGTCGTTGAGCTGGAGCAGGTCACCTTTACCTGGCCTAGGAACCCAACTCCGACACTTAATATCAAACAACTGCATATCACTAAAGGCGAGCACCTCTTTATTAAAGGCCCCAGTGGCTGTGGTAAATCCACCTTGCTCGGGCTACTCACTGGCATTAACACTGCCAGCAGCGGCCAGTTACGTGTTTTAGGTCAGGACCTCAATCAGATGAGGGCTAACCAACGCGATAAATTTCGTGCCGATCATATTGGCTATATATTCCAGCAGTTTAATTTGCTCCCCTATCTTAACGTGATTGAAAATGTCATCCTGCCGTGCCAATTTTCCGCACAACGCAAATCACAGGTTGAGACATCACTGGTTGAAGACGCCACTCGGCTTCTGAAAAAACTGCATCTACCTGAACATCTGTTGAAGAAGCCTGTCGTCGAACTGAGTATTGGACAGCAACAGCGTGTCGCTGCCGCTCGAGCTCTGATTGGCAAACCGGCGCTAATCATTGCCGATGAACCTACTTCTTCACTTGACTACGAAAATCGCATTGCTTTTATCGAGTTATTGCTCGAGCAGGTCAATCAGGCTCAATCAACCCTGTTGTTCGTCAGTCATGACCCCACACTGGAAAGCCTGTTCGATCGCACCTTAAACCTTAATCAAATCAATCAGGCAGGAGCACAACAATGA
- a CDS encoding ABC transporter permease — protein MTPTFMLAWKSVRNRRVTAILTILTVAISVILLLGVERIRTQAKSSFANTISGTDLIVGGRSGQVNLLLYSVFRIGNATNNIDWKSYQEFSNHRSVKWAIPISLGDSHKGFRVMGTNHSYFEHYRYGKKQNIAIAEGREFDGLFETVIGSDVARSLGYNIGTEIIIAHGISDVGFSRHDNLPFKVVGILAPTGTPVDKTVHVSLEAIEAIHVGWESGAHLGNTPSAEHLEKQNFQPKQITAMLLGLNSKIQTFALQRQINTYPKEPLSAILPGVALHELWGMMSVAEQALMAVSVFVVIAGLLGMLSSLLTSLQERRREMAILRAMGARPRHVLSLLVLEASALTLVGLVVGVLGLYALLAAIAPIIQQQYGINIEMVAISHYEWILLAAVQLAGTVIGLIPAFRAYRQSLSDGMTIRV, from the coding sequence ATGACCCCTACATTTATGCTTGCCTGGAAGAGTGTCCGTAACCGTCGTGTCACCGCCATTCTGACCATATTAACCGTCGCTATTTCGGTCATACTACTTTTGGGGGTAGAAAGGATCCGTACCCAAGCCAAAAGCAGCTTTGCTAATACAATTTCAGGAACTGACCTGATCGTCGGTGGACGTTCTGGTCAAGTAAACTTGCTGCTTTACTCAGTGTTTCGCATCGGCAACGCTACCAATAACATTGACTGGAAAAGTTATCAGGAATTCAGTAATCATCGTTCTGTGAAGTGGGCGATACCTATTTCTCTCGGAGACTCACACAAAGGCTTCCGCGTGATGGGCACCAATCATAGCTATTTTGAGCACTATCGCTACGGCAAAAAACAAAACATCGCCATCGCTGAGGGACGCGAATTTGATGGTTTATTTGAAACCGTCATTGGTTCCGATGTTGCCCGCTCTCTCGGGTACAATATAGGCACAGAAATCATTATTGCCCACGGCATCAGTGACGTTGGCTTCAGTCGCCATGACAACCTGCCGTTTAAAGTGGTCGGTATCTTAGCTCCGACAGGCACCCCAGTTGATAAAACCGTACATGTCTCACTCGAAGCGATTGAAGCGATTCACGTTGGCTGGGAATCTGGAGCCCACTTAGGCAATACACCAAGTGCTGAACACCTTGAAAAGCAAAACTTTCAGCCAAAACAAATTACTGCCATGCTTCTTGGCCTGAATTCGAAAATTCAGACCTTTGCTCTGCAGCGCCAGATCAACACTTACCCTAAAGAACCGCTGAGTGCCATCCTACCGGGCGTTGCGCTGCATGAATTGTGGGGGATGATGTCGGTGGCAGAACAAGCCCTGATGGCGGTTTCGGTATTCGTCGTTATTGCCGGATTACTGGGAATGTTGTCTAGTTTGCTGACCAGTTTGCAAGAAAGACGTCGAGAGATGGCCATTCTAAGGGCGATGGGAGCAAGACCAAGGCATGTTCTCTCTCTGTTAGTTCTCGAAGCCAGTGCCTTAACCTTAGTTGGCTTAGTTGTCGGTGTGCTAGGTCTTTATGCTCTGTTAGCCGCTATCGCACCAATCATTCAACAACAATATGGCATTAATATTGAGATGGTAGCCATATCCCATTATGAGTGGATATTGCTTGCAGCTGTCCAGTTAGCAGGTACTGTAATCGGTTTAATTCCAGCATTCCGTGCATACAGACAATCCCTTAGTGACGGGATGACAATTCGGGTTTAA